Sequence from the Nocardioides exalbidus genome:
GCCCAGTGTTCGTGCTCCCGCCCCGGCGGGGGGCCAGCGGACCACGCAGACGTAGAGGAGCGCACATGTTCGAGCGGTTCACCGACCGAGCCCGGCGAGTTGTCGTGCTGGCCCAGGAAGAGGCCCGCATGCTCTCCCACAACTACATCGGGACCGAGCACATCCTGCTCGGTCTCATCCACGAGGGCGAGGGCGTCGCCGCCAAGGCCCTCGAGTCCCTCGACATCTCCCTGGAGGCCGTGCGCGCCCAGGTCGAGGAGATCATCGGCCAGGGCCAGCAGGCCCCGTCCGGCCACATCCCGTTCACGCCCCGCGCCAAGAAGGTGCTCGAGCTCTCGCTGCGCGAGGCACTCCAGCTGGGCCACTCCTACATCGGCACCGAGCACATCCTGCTCGGCCTGATCCGCGAGGGGGAGGGCGTCGCCGCGCAGGTGCTGCAGAAGCTCGGCGCGGACCTCAACCGGGTGCGCCAGCAGGTCATCCAGCTGCTCAGCGGCTTCCAGGGCAAGGAGTCGGCCGCGTCCGGCGCCCAGACCGCCGGTGCCGGTGGCGAGGCGCCGTCCAGCTCGCTGGTCCTCGACCAGTTCGGCCAGAACCTCACCCAGGCCGCCCGCGAGGGCAAGCTCGACCCGGTCATCGGTCGCGAGCAGGAGATCGAGCGCGTGATGCAGATCCTGTCGCGACGCACGAAGAACAACCCCGTCCTCATCGGGGAGCCCGGCGTCGGCAAGACCACGATCGTGGCCGGCCTCGCCCAGGACATCGTCAAGGGCAACGTGCCCGAGACGCTGAAGGACAAGCAGATCTACACGCTCGACCTCGGCGCCCTCGTCGCCGGCTCGCGCTACCGCGGTGACTTCGAGGAGCGCCTCAAGAAGGTGCTCAAGGAGATCCGCACCCGCGGTGACATCGTGCTGTTCATCGACGAGATCCACACCCTCGTCGGTGCCGGTGCGGCCGAGGGCGCGATCGACGCCGCCAGCATCCTCAAGCCGATGCTGGCCCGCGGCGAGCTGCAGACCATCGGCGCCACCACCCTCGACGAGTACCGCAAGTACCTCGAGAAGGACGCCGCGCTCGAGCGCCGCTTCCAGCCCATCCAGGTCCAGGAGCCCTCGATCGCGCACACGATCGAGATGCTCAAGGGCCTGCGCGACCGCTACGAGGCGCACCACCGCGTCACCATCACCGACGAGGCCCTGGTCTCGGCGGCGACGCTGGCCGACCGCTACATCTCCGACCGGTTCCTGCCGGACAAGGCCATCGACCTCATCGACGAGGCCGGGTCGCGACTGCGCATCCGCCGGATGACCGCGCCGCCGGACCTGCGCGAGTACGACGACAAGATCGGCGACGTGCGCCAGCGCAAGGAGGCCGCGATCGACGGGCAGGACTTCGAGGCCGCGGCCCGCCTGCGCGACGAGGAGAAGCAGCTGTCCGCCCGCCGTGCCGAGCGCGAGAAGCAGTGGCGCGCCGGCGACCTCGACGAGATCGCCGAGGTCGACGAGGAGCTGATCGCCGAGGTCCTGGCCGTGGCCACGGGCATCCCGATCGTGAAGCTCTCGGAGGAGGAGTCCACCCGTCTGCTCAAGATGGAGGACGAGCTGCACAAGCGCGTCATCGGCCAGGAGGACGCCGTCAAGGCACTCTCCCGCGCGATCCGTCGTACGCGTGCGGGCCTCAAGGACCCGAAGCGTCCCGGAGGGTCGTTCATCTTCGCCGGCCCGTCCGGCGTCGGCAAGACGTGGCTGTCCAAGACGCTCGCGGAGTTCCTCTTCGGCGACGAGGACGCGCTCATCCAGCTCGACATGAGCGAGTTCTCCGAGAAGCACACCGTCTCGCGGCTCTTCGGCTCGCCTCCCGGCTACGTCGGCTACGAGGAGGGCGGCCAGCTCACCGAGAAGGTGCGCCGCAAGCCGTTCTCAGTGGTCCTGTTCGACGAGGTCGAGAAGGCCCACCCCGACATCTTCAACAGCCTGTTGCAGATCCTCGAGGAAGGTCGTCTGACCGACTCCCAGGGTCGGGTGGTCGACTTCAAGAACACCGTCATCATCATGACGACCAACCTCGGCTCGCGAGACATCGCCAAGAGCGTCAACCTCGGCTTCGGTGCCGTGGGCGCCGACGCGGCGGGCTCCTACGAGCGGATGAAGAGCAAGGTCTCGGAGGAGCTCAAGCAGCACTTCCGCCCCGAGTTCCTCAACCGTGTCGACGAGATCGTGGTGTTCCCGCCGCTGTCGCAGGAGCAGATCGTCGCGATGGTCGACAACATGATCGCTGCCGTCGAGCTCCGGCTGAAGGACCGCGACATGTCGCTCGAGCTCACCCAGCCCGCCAAGGCGCTGCTGGCCGAGCGCGGCTTCGACCCGGTCCTCGGTGCCCGACCGCTGCGCCGCACGGTGCAGCGCGAGATCGAGGACGTGCTCGCCGAGAAGATGCTCTTCGGCGAGGTCGGCCCGGGGCAGATCGTCCTGGTCGACGTCGAGGGCGAGGGCCCGGCGGCGAAGTTCACGTTCCTCGGCCAGAAGAACTCGGCCGTGCCCGACATGCCGCCGTTCGAGACCGCCGACCTGGCGATCGAGCCGCAGCGTGACGACGAGGGCAACCTCGAGGGCCCGGACGACTCCGAGGGTCCGGTCGACGTCCCGCGCGACCCGGCCTGACGTTCAGCCAGATCGCCTGATCACCCCGGGAGCGCCCAGCGCCCCGGGGTGATCTGCGTCAGGAGGCCGTCGTCGACGAGGCCGGCCAGGCAGCGCTCCCGCTGGTCGGCCCGCGGCCACGCCGCCTCGGCCTGCGCCGTCGTGACCGACGACTGCTCCCGGGCGAGGGCCATGATCCGGCCGCGGCACTGCCGGTCGGTGCCGGCCCACGCCTGCCCGCGGCGGGGCGGACCGTCGTACGCCGGGAAGCCGGCGCCGCGCCAGGCGCACACCTCCGCGATTGGGCAGGCGTCGCACGACGGCTGGCGCGCCGAGCACACGAGCGCGCCGAGCTCCATCGTCGCCACCGCCCAGGTCGCTGCGGTCGCCTCGTCGTCGGGCAGCAGCGCGGTCGCGACGTCCCGCTCGGCGCGGGTGACGGCCGGTGCGGGGAACTCCTGCCCGGACACCGCGCGGACCAGCACCCGCCGGACGTTCGTGTCGAGGACGACGTGCCGCTGGCCGAAGGCGAAGCTCGCGATGGCCGAGGCGGTGTAGTCCCCGACGCCCGGCAGCGCGAGCAGGTCGTCGTACGACGTCGGGACCTCGCCGCCGTGCCGCTCGACGATCGCGGTGGCGGCGGCGCGCAGCCGGAGGGCGCGGCGGGGGTAGCCGAGGCGGCCCCACATCCGCACGGCCTCGCCCGTCGGCTCGGCGGCCAGGTCGGCCGGGGTGGGCCAGCGCTCGAGCCACAGCGCGTGGACCGGCAGGACGCGCACGACCGGCGTCTGCTGGAGCATGAACTCGCTGACCATCACCGACCACGGCGTGGCCTCGAGCCCGCGCCAGGGCAGCTCGCGCGCGTGGTCGTCGTACCAGCCGAGCACGGCGTCGTGCAGCGCGCCGGGAGTGGGGGAGTCCATCGCGGCGATCGTAGGTGAGCCGGTGCGCCTCCGCCGAGACGGGCTCCCGGCTCCATAGCCTGACCCCATGCCGACGACCGTCCGACCCCGAGGGCCTCTCCCGGCCCGGGTCTACTGGACCCGTCGACTGGTCGTGCTCGGCATCCCGCTCGTGCTCGTGGTCGTGCTCGCCCGGATCCTCGGCGGTTCGTCCGACGCCACCGAAGCGGCCGGCGAGAAGGCGACCCGGACCGGCGCGAGCGTCGCGCCCACTCCTGCCCCCTCCGCCGGCCCGACCGCCGGCGCGGGGACGGGCAAGAAGAACAAGGGCAGGAAGAACAAGGGCGACCAGGGCCAGCAGCAGGGGACCGCGCCGCCCGAGCCGGTCCTGGCCGAGCCCTCCGGGCCCTGCGACGCCTCCGACATCGTCGCGACCCCGGCGGTGACGCAGGTCGCCGGCGGCCAGGACATTCCGCTCACGTTCAACCTGCGGACCGTCGTGACCGAGGCCTGCACGTTCCAGGCGTCGGCGCAGACCATGACGGTGACGATCACCTCGGGCAGTGACTTCATCTGGAGCAGCCAGCAGTGCCCGGACTCGATCCCACTCCAGGACGTGGTCGTCCGGAACGCGGTCGAGGTGCCGGTCACGCTCACGTGGGCCGAGGGCAAGAGGTCCGACGAGACCTGTTCGGGACGCACCGACTGGGCGCGCCCCGGTTTCTACCACGTCGAGTCGGCCGCCCTCGGCGGCGAGGGCACCGACGTCCAGTTCGAGCTCGTCGCTCCGCAGCCGGGCGTCGTCACCCAGACCGCCGACCCCCAGACCCAGGGCGGCACCGGCAAGAAGGGCGACCGGTCCCACACCCCCGGCCAGGACGGTACCGGCAACAGCGAGGGCTGACCGGGCACTTCCTCCCCGTCTCGGACGCCGACCGGGCACTTCGTTCCCGTGTGGAACGCCGACCGGGCACTTCGGTTCCCCCGCATCTGCGGGGGAGCACGAACTTCCAGGGGCGTGCACGGCACCAGAAGCTTGGACATCCCCGCATCTGCGGGGGAACTGGAAGGGCCAGCCCGGGCGTACGACGTCCTGCCGGGGGTCCGAGGGTCGTGACCTCACGGTGAGGTCTCGACGTGGCCGTCACGACCTCTCGCCAGCCGCGGACACGTGTCCGGGATGTCGCCCCCGACGGACCGGTGCGAGGGCAGTTCCTCGGACACGTGTCGGAGCAAGTGGGGGTACGTCGACCTGGCGGGCGCCGCTGGCCTCCGAGGGTCTCTGCCTCCCCCAGGGATTTCGACGCGCCCGTCGCCGCCTCGTGCCTCAGCGGCTGGGCTTGCTCAATCTGGGCCGTCTCGTCAGATGTAGCGCTCGGTGATGCTGGACTCGGCGAGGCGGGAGAGGCCCTCGCGCACGGACCGGGCGCGGAGCTCGCCGACGCCGTCGACGGCCTGGAGGTCGTCGATGCCGGCGGACAGCAGCTGCTGGAGGCCGCCGAAGTGGTCGACGAGGCGGTCGACGACCGCGACCGGGAGGCGGGGGACCTTGGCGAGCAGGCGGTAGCCGCGCGGCGCGACCGCGGCGTCGAGGTGCTCGGCACCGCCGAGGCCGATCGCGCGGGCGACGGCGGCGGGGTCGACGAGCTCGGTGGAGGACAGGCTCTCGAGCTCGGCGAGGTGCACACCGGGGCCGGCCTGGCGGCGCTTGCCGGGGAGGTAGTCGCGCACGACGAGCTCACGCTCGGCGTCGACGCCGGTGACGAGCTCCTCGAGCTGGAGGGAGAGCAGGCGGCCGTCGGTGCCGAGCTCGAGGACGTAGTCCTCGATCTCGGTCGCGATCCGGATCACCATCTCGAGGCGCTGCGCGACGACGGCGACGTCGCGCACGGTGACCAGGTCCTCGATCTCGAGGGCGGACAGGGTGGCGGAGACCTCGTCGAGGCGCAGCTTGTAGCGCTCGAGCGTGGCGAGGGCCTGGTTGGCGCGGGACAGGATCTTGCCGGAGTCCTCGAGGACGTGGCGGATGTCGCCGACGTAGGCCGCGATGATCTGCATCGACTGCGACACCGACACGACCGGGTGCCCGGTCTGCTTGGCGACGCGCTCGGCGGTCCGGTGCCGGGTGCCGGTCTCCTCCGACGGGATCGTGTGGTCGGGCATGAGGTGCACGGCCGCCCGGTGGATCCGGGTGAGGTCCTTGTCGACCACGATGGCGCCGTCCATCTTCGCCAGCTCGCGCAGGCCCGTCGCGGTGAAGGGCACGTCGAGGGTGAAGCCGCCGGTCGAGATCGACTCGACGAGCTTGTCCTGGCCGAGCACGATCAGCGCGCCGGTGCGGCCGCGGAGGATGCGCTCGAGGCCGTCGCGCAGCGGCGTACCGGGTGCGATCGAGGCGAGTGTTGCGCGCAGCCGAAGCTGCTCGTCGTTGCGCTCTGCCACCGATCCTCCGCGTGCTCAGTCCGTGCTCGTGCTCGGGGCACCCCCGTGCGTCCCCGGTGAAGTGTAGGGCGCGGCACGCCTTCCGAGGCGTCCGTGACTGACCCGTGACCTGCGGCTCCGAGCTGACTAGAGCGGCGGCGTGAGCTCGAGCGTGAGCAGCGCGCTGAAGATGTCGTCGACCTCCACCACGCGGAGCCCGTCGACGGTGCGGCGCGAGGGGATCCCGCGCTCGCTCTCGAGCGGACGCCCGCGCGGCACCACCGCCACCTTGAACCCGAGCCGCGCCGCCTCGGCGATGCGCTGGGGCAGGTCACGGACCCGACGCAGCTCGCCGGCCAGGCCGATCTCGCCGATCGCGACCGCGCCCCGCGGAGCGGGCACGCCCAGGTGCGAGCTGGCGACGGCGACCGCGATGGCGAGGTCGGCAGCAGGGTCGTGGAGCTTGGCGCCGCCGACGGTCGCGACGAAGGTGTCGCTGCCCGTGATCCGCAGCCGCGCGTGCCGCTGGAGCACCGCCAGGACCATGTCGACGCGCGAGGACTCGACCCCCGAGACCGTGCGGCGGGGGCGCTCGAGCGGCGACGGGGTGAGGAGGGCCTGCACCTCGGCCAGCAGCGGGCGCCGGCCCTCCATCGTGACCGCGACGCAGGTGCCGGCGACGTCCTGCGTGTGGTGCTCGACGAAGAGGCCGGTGGGGTCGGTGACGGCCTGGATGCCCTCCGACGACAGGTCGAAGCAGCCGACCTCGTCGATGGGGCCGTATCGGTTCTTCATCGCGCGGACCATGCGGAAGCGGGAGTTGCGCTCGCCCTCGAAGTGGAGCACCACGTCGACGAGGTGCTCGAGGACGCGCGGGCCGGCGATCGAGCCGTCCTTGGTGACGTGGCCGACGATCACCGTGGTGATGTTGCGGGTCTTGGCGACGCGGATCAGCGCGGCCGCGACCTCCTTGACCTGGGTGACGCCGCCGGGCACCCCCTCGATGCCGGAGGCGCCGATGGTCTGGATCGAGTCGACCACGAGCAGCGTCGGCCGGACCTCCTCGATGTGGGTCAGCACCGCGCCGAGGTCGGTCTCTGCGGCGAGGAAGAGCTCGTCGTGCACCCCGCCGGTGCGGTCGGCGCGCAGCCGCACCTGGGCGGCCGACTCCTCGCCGGTGACGTAGAGCGTGCGCTGGCGGGTGCGCGCGGTCTGGGCGGCGACCTCGAGTAGCAGCGTGCTCTTGCCGACGCCGGGCTCCCCGGCCAGCAGGATCGCCGCGCCCGGCACCAGGCCGCCGCCGAGCACGCGGTCGAGCTCGGGCACGCCGCTGGAGCGGGCGACCGACTCGGTGATCGGGACCTGACCGATGGGGACGGCCGGGGTCGACACCGGCCCGGCGGCCGCGCGCATCGTGGGTGCGCCCGCCTCGGCGACGGAGCCCCACGCCTGGCACTCGCCGCACCGCCCGACCCACTTGGCGGTCTCCCAGCCGCACTCGGAGCACCGGTAGGAGGAGCGCTGCCTGGGGGCCTTGGTCGACATGGGCGCCACGCTAGGCGAGGCCACCGACAGCCCCGCGGACGCTCACCGGGAGAGCAGCGCCGCGATGGCGTCGTACCCCCGGGCGCGCGCGTGCGCGAGGGCCGTCACGCCGTCGCGGTCGGGGATCGAGGGGTCGGCGCCGCGCGCGAGCAGGATCGCGACGATCCGCTGCCAGCGCTCGGTGCCCTCGCCCAGGACCACCGCCTCGAGCAGCGCCGTCCAGCCGAGGTCGTTGACGTGGTCCACGTCGACGGCCGTGTGCTGCAGCGCCCAGCGGACGTAGGCCACGTGGCCGCGCTCGGACGCCGGGATGATCGAGACGCCGCCGTAGCGGTTGCGCAGCGCGACGTCGGGGTCGAGCGGGAGCAGCAGCTTCGCCATGGCGACCGAGCCGGTGACGCCGGTGACCAGCCACGGGGTGTCCTGTTGCGCGTCCACGGCGTCGGGGTCGGCTCCGAGGCGGGTGAGCAGGTCGGCGACCTCCAGCCGGTCGTCGATGACCGCGAGCAGGAGGGGCGTACGACGACGCGCGTCGCGCACGTCGACCGGAGCACCAGCCCGGAGCGCCAGCGCCGCGCCGTCGGCGTCGCCGCGGGTGGCGGCGCGCAGCAGCTCCGCGCCGGGTTCGCGGACCGGGTCGTCGGCGCGGGTGAGGAGGCGGGCGAGCGAGGTCAGTCCCAGGGCGTCGGCGCGCTCGGCCGAGTCGGCCACCTCGGCGCCCTGCGCGAGCAGCTCCCGGACGTCGGCGCGTGCCGCGGCAGGGTCGGCGACAGCTCCCCGGACCGCCTCCGCCAGCGGCGACAGGTCGGGCTCCGTCACCTCGGGCACCGCCGGGGACCTGGTGGGACTCGGCGTGCCCGACGGAGCCGGATCGGGCTCCGGGCTCGCCGAGCAGGCGGTCGCGGCCAGCAGCCCGACGACGACCAGTCCCAGCCCCGCTGCTCTCCTTCGCACGGCACGATCCTCCCAGCCCGACCCACACCCGCGCGCCGTCCACTGGTCTCGACCACGTTTCCACAGCGTGGCCGCCCGGCCTGTGGAAGACCCGGCGATCCTGTGGACGGAGCGGCCGTTGCTGGGGACCCGGACCGGCCGTCGGTGGACGGACCGGTGGAGGACGAACGCCCCTCGACCGACCCCTTGCGCCCGCCCCCGGGACGGGCGTAGAACTTCTCCCACGCAGCCCGGCAACGGGAGGCGGGATGGCTCGGAGACGAGGATCCGACCGGCGGGGAAGCTTCGGCAGACCGGCCGCCGCGACTGGGTGACGCAGGAGCGGGGATCAGCGGGGACGGGCCGTCGACCGGAGGTCGTCACATGATCCGGTCACCCTGGAGGGCCCTTGCGACTCATACTCGCGAGGGCCCTTCACCCGTTTGGTGGGCGAGGCGCCCGCGAGCGAGGCTTTATGCTCGGCTCCTTGGATCGGTCAAGGGGACGGGTCGAAGGGGGGGCAGCAGATGGGGCGCAGTGACAGTCGGGTCGGCGGCAGCCAGCTCCCGGTCACGCCCCCGACGCTCGCCGACGTCGCCGAGCGCGCCGGCGTCTCGCGCCAGACCGTGTCCAACGCGGTCAACAACCCCGACCTGCTGCGGCCCGACACCCTCGAGCGGGTGCGCCAGACGATCGCCGAGCTCGGCTACTCGCCCAACCGCGCGGCCCGCAACCTCCGCACCCGCACGTCGTCGCTGATCGGCCTGCGCTTCGCGCCCGCCCAGGAGGGCACCGCCAACGCCGCGATGGACCGCTTCGTCCACTCGCTGGTCGAGGCCAGCGAGGAGGTCGGCTACCACGTCCTGCTCTTCCCGGGAGACGACGAGGACCCGATCGGCGGCTACGACAACCTGCTGCGCTCGACCGCGGTCGACGCGTTCGTGGTGACCGACACCTACCTCGGCAACCCGCAGGCCTCCTGGCTCACCGACCAGCGCGCGCCGTTCGTCGCCTTCGGCAGGCCGTGGGACGACGAGGAGGCCCGGCACGTCTGGGTCGACGTCGACGGCGCCGCCGGCACCCGGCTGGCCACCCAGCACCTCATCGACCGCGGCCACACCCGCATCGCGTGGATCGGCTGGCGCAAGGACTCCCCGATCGGCGAGGACCGCCGCTCGGGATGGCTGAAGACCATGCACGCCCACGGCCTGTCCACGACCGGGCTCGCCTCCCGGGTCGAGGACGTCGTGCACAGCGGCGCCGAGGCGGCCGCCGTGCTCCTCGACGAGTCCGCGCCCACCGCCTTCGTGTGCGCCTCCGACACGCTCGCCATGGGCGTGCTCCACACGCTCTGGATCCGCCAGCTCGCGCCGGGGCGCGACATCGCGGTGGTCGGCTTCGACGACTCCCAGGTCGCGCAGGTCTTCCCGGTCGGCCTGACCTCGGTGCGCCAGCCCCTCGAGGACGTCGCGGTCGAGATCGTCAACACCTTGCGGCTGCTGCTCACCCACCAGCCCGTCGACACGTGGGGCGTCCTGCTCGAGCCGACGCTCGCGATCCGCGAGTCGAGCTGATCGAGCCGCCCGGCACGACCTCGAGGGCTGAGCCCTAGTAGTGCCGGAACCAGACGTTGACCGCGTAGTCGACCGTCGTGCCGGTGTGGGAGGCCAGCGCCTCCTCGGCCGCCTCGGGCGGGAGCTCGATGCGGACCACGCTCTCGAGGTCCTCCCGCGACGCGAACGACCAGCCCATCTCGATCGGGCGGCGCCGCCACCCGTGCATCGACCAGAACCGCTCGACCGCCACCGGGTCGACCTCGGGGAAGCCGCGGCGGAACCAGCGGCCGAACGTCGACCGGGTCGGGTCGTTGTCGATCACGAACGCCGTGCCCCCGCGTCGTACGACCCGGTCGAGCTCGCGCAGCCCCGGCTCGGAGCCGGGGCCGAAGAAGTAGGCCCACCGGGCGTGCGCGACGTCGACCGAGGCGTCCGGCACGGGCAGCGCCTGGGCGCCGCCCTCGAGGACCGAGACGTGGTCGAGGGAGCGGGTACGACGACGGGCGAGCGCGACCAGCGGTGGGTGCGGCTCCACGCCGACCACCTGCGCCGCGGTCGAGGCCCACAGCGGCAGGTGGAAGCCGCTGCCGCAGCCGATGTCCAGCACGCTGCGACCGGCCCAGTCGCCGAGCTCGCGCATCGCGGTGGCGATCCGGTCGTGGGGGTCGGCCGCCCGGTTCTCGAGCTCGTAGAGCTCGGGGGTGTTCCAGATGTTGGGGCTGGGCCGGGGTTTCATGGGAGGTGAGATCTCGACGCGCCCGTCACGCCCTCGTGCCTCGGCCGTGGGGCTTGCTCGATCTGGCCGAGCCCACGCGGCGAGCTCGTTCCTCGTTCGCCGCTGCTCGTCTCAGATGCGGACGAGGCCGTGGGGCGTCTGGAGCTGGACCGCGACCACGCCGGGGGTGCCGTTGGGGGCGACCCACTCGACCTTGACGTCCTCGAGCGGCGCCTCGACGGTCTCGCCGAGCCACTCCGAGACGCGCTGCGGGTCGCCGGCGATCTCGAGGCAGGCGAGGGAGAAGTCGCCGGTGGCGCCGTTGCTGGGGCGGAGCTCGTCGGGCGACTGCCACTGGATGAAGAAGGGGAGCTGCGGGTCGGAGAGGAGCCCGTTGACGCCGATCTGGCGCCAGAGCAGCTCGGTGCCGTCCGGGCGGTGGCGGTTGCCCTTGACCGACTCGCGGCCCAGGCGCGCCTCGATGGGGGCGATGTCGGGGACCGAGACGACCCAGCCCATCCAGCCGCCGCCGAGGACGGAGCGGGCGCGCACGGCCTGCCCGAAGGGCGCCTTGTCGCTCGCCGGGTGGTCGAGCACCTCGACGATCTCCATGTAGATGTCGCCGGCCAGCGGCAGGATCATGTTGCGGGTGCCGAAGCGGGGGTGCACGCCGCCGTCGATGAAGTCCGTGCCGAGCAGCCCCCCGAGGCGCTGGGCGGTGCTGGCAAGACCATCAGGTCCGGCGGCGAAGCTGACGTGGTCCAGGCGCATGCAGAGATTCTGCGACCGTTCGCGAAGCGGCTTGACACCGGGGTCGGGTTGTCTTGACGTCGAGCGAAATGGGCGTGACGGTCATCTCGGGTCGGCGGGGTGAAGCGCGAGGGCCGATCGCGACCGGACGTGGGCCTCGCAGTGCCGCGCCAGCTCGGCGTACCCCGCGCGGCCCATCAGCTCGACGAGCTCGGCCTCGTGGGTGAGGAAGACCGGCTCCGGGGCGACGTGCGCCTCGGTGTTGCCGGAGCAGTACCAGTCGAGGTCGTGCCCGCCCGGACCCCAGCCGCGGCGGTCGTACTCGCCGATCGAGACCTCGGTGTAGGAGGTCCCGTCCTGCCGCTCGACGCTGCGGAACTGGCGGCGGATCGGCAGCTGCCAGCACACGTCGGGCTTGGTCTCCAGCGGGTTGCGGCCCTGCCGCAGGGCCAGGCCGTGGAGCGCGCAGCCGGCACCGCCCCCGCCGCTCGCGGGAGCAAAATCGGTGCGGTTGTGGAACACGCACGCCTGCTGGTCGTCGACCACCACCGCGAGGGTCTTGCGCTCGCCGTCGTCGTCGGTCTCGATCCAGTCCTTCTTCCTCACCGCGCGCCCGGGGTGGAGCTGCCAGTCGTCGGGGGTGAGCTGGGCGACGAACGTGGCGACCCGCTTCTCGTCGTCCTTGTCCGCGAAGTGGGCGCCGAGGGTGCAGCAGCCCACGTCGGGTGCGTCGGCGTAGATCCCCCGGCAGCCCTGGCCGAAGATGCACGTGTAGCTCGACGTGAGCCAGGTCAGGTCGCAGCGGAACACCTGGGTGTCGTCTGCCGGATCCGCGAACTCGACGTACGCGCGGGGGAACACCAGATCGACTTCGGGCACCCACCCACCCTAGTAGCGTGGCTGTCATGCGCCTGGGCGTCCTCGACATCGGATCCAACACCGGTCACCTGCTGGTGGTGGATGCCCACGGTGGTGCCGCGCCGCTCCCGGCCTCGTCGCACAAGCAGCCCCTGCGCCTGGCCGAGCACCTCGACGCCGACGGCGCCGTCACGCCCGCCGGCCTCGACGCGCTCACCGCGTTCTGCGCCTCCGCGACCGAGATCGCCGAGGACAAGGGCTGCGAGGAGATGCTCGGCTTCGCGACCTCGGCGGTCCGTGACGCGGTCAACTCCGACGACGTGCTGGCCCACGTGGAGAAGCACAGCGGGGTCGCGCTCGAGGTCCTCTCCGGTGAGGACGAGGCACGCCTCACCTTCCTGGCCGTACGCCGCTGGTTCGGCTGGTCGGCCGGCCGGCTGGCGGTCTTCGACATCGGCGGCGGCTCCCTCGAGATCGCCGGC
This genomic interval carries:
- a CDS encoding VOC family protein, which encodes MRLDHVSFAAGPDGLASTAQRLGGLLGTDFIDGGVHPRFGTRNMILPLAGDIYMEIVEVLDHPASDKAPFGQAVRARSVLGGGWMGWVVSVPDIAPIEARLGRESVKGNRHRPDGTELLWRQIGVNGLLSDPQLPFFIQWQSPDELRPSNGATGDFSLACLEIAGDPQRVSEWLGETVEAPLEDVKVEWVAPNGTPGVVAVQLQTPHGLVRI